CCTTATTAAAGTGGTAGTCTCGACTGACAAACACTTTTTCTGAAGCCAAAACACCAAAGTGCTCGAGCGCCTTGTGGATACCATCTTGTTGATTACTTGCCGTAATATGCTTAGCAACTTCTTTAACACTGCTACTGCCATTCCCCATAGCAACCGACATACCAACACCCGCCAACATTTCCAGATCGTTGTCTGAATCACCAAAGGCCATGACTTGGTTGAGATCAAAGCCATATTCTTTCCCGACTCGGCGAATGCCTTCTAATTTGGAATTTCCTTGGTTGATGATATCTGCTGCAAAAGGATTGCTTCGAGTTAATTTCAAGTCGTCAAAATCACTTGCTGCCTTCTCAGATTCTTCTGGCGTCATCAGCATCAAAACTTGATAAATGGGTTGATTAATCAAGTTAAGCAGGTCGTCTTCCTTTTGAGGAACTGCCTTGCTAACCATTCGATTAAAGGAACGGCTAACGGTTCTTGTCAGAACAGTCGGAATAAAACGACTAACCAGTTGGGAAAAGGAGCCGAGACCAAATGACATAATTTTCGAACCAACAACGGCGTGCTCGGTTCCAAGAGCGATTTCTTTACGCTCCTTTTTAGCGTAAGCAATCAGTTGACGCAGGCTTGACTTAGCAATCGGACTCGCAAAGAGCACCTTTTCTTTATTAAAAATGTATTGGCCATTGTAGGTCACCGCAAAGTCTAGGTCCAAGTCTTCCATCAATTCCTTGACAAAAAACGGCCCTCGTCCTGTCGCTACTCCAACAAGCACTCCTTGCTCTTTGACAATCTTAATCGCGTCCTTAGTGGATTTCAAAACACTCTTGCGATCGTTGACTAGCGTTCCATCGATATCAAAAAAAACAGCCTTGACTTCCATCCTGTCCCATTCTCCCCTTTTGTGTTACAATGATTATACCACATTTCAGAAAGAGTGACTAAATCATGCCTAAGAAAATCCTTGTTTTACATACAGGTGGGACTATTTCCATGCAAGCAGATGCCACTGGTGCCGTTGTAACTAGCCAGGACAATCCCATGAACCATGTTTCCAATCCGCTTGAAGGGATTGAGGTTCATGCCCTAGACTTTTTTAATCTGCCAAGCCCTCATATCAAACCCAAGCATATGCTTGCACTCTATCATAAGATTAAAGAGGAAGCTGATAACTACGATGGAGTTGTCATCACACATGGTACAGATACCTTAGAAGAAACAGCCTACTTCCTTGATACCATGAAAATCCCGCCCATCCCCATCGTTCTAACCGGGGCCATGCGTAGTTCAAACGAACTTGGTAGCGACGGTGTTTATAACTATCTGAGCGCTTTACGAGTTGCCAGCGATGATAAAGCAGCCGACAAGGGTGTGCTGGTCGTCATGAACGACGAGATTCATGCAGCAAAGTATGTTACCAAAACTCATACGACCAACGTCAGCACCTTTCAAACCCCAACACATGGACCACTTGGCCTCATCATGAAGCAAGAAATCCTCTACTTTAAAACGGCTGAACCTCGTGTCCGCTTTGATCTTGAGCATATTCAAGGTCTAGTTCCCATCATCTCAGCCTATGCCGGTATGACAGACGAGCTGATCGATATGTTAGACTTGGAACAGCTGGATGGCTTAGTCATTCAGGCTTTTGGAGCAGGCAATGTTCCCAAAGAAACAGCTCAAAAGTTGGAAAATCTCCTCCAAAAAGGAATCCCAGTCGCCTTGGTCTCACGTTGTTTTAATGGCATTGCTGAACCTGTTTATGCCTACCAAGGTGGGGGGGTTCAATTGCAAGAGTCTGGCGTTCTCTTTGTCAAAGAACTCAACGCTCAAAAAGCTCGCCTCAAATTATTAATTGCCCTTAATGCTGGATTAAAAGGACAAGCCTTAAAAGACTATATGGAAGGCTAATCCTCTTCTCTAGAAAGCAAATCAGGAAATCTCACGATTTCCTGATTTTTTCTATTTACGTTTTCGTGTAGAGCGGCGTTCTGTCAAACCATGAGGTAAGAGAACTTCACGTTCTTCCAATTCTTCCTTATGCATAATCTTAGTCAACATACGCATGCTGATAGCACCTAAGTCATAAAGAGGTTGGGCAATAGTAGTCAAGTTTGGACGAGTGAATCGTGCAATCTGAGAGTCATCTGTCGTAATGATTTCAAACTCTTCTGGTACAGACACACCGTGGTCAGCCAAACCATTTAGGACACCTGCTGCCAATTCATCGCCTGTTACAACTGCGGCTGTAGCTTGTGATGAAATCAAGCGTTCTGCCAAGGCATAACCATCATCATAGCTGTATTTTGATTCAAAGACCAATCCCTCGCTATAAGAATGTCCAGCTTTTTTCAAGGCTTCCTTGTAACCAATCAAACGAACCTTGCCATTGATATCATCGACGAGTGGTCCACTCACAAAAGCAATTTTCTCGTTTTCTTTGAGAAGGTAGCTCACGGCATCAATCGTTGCTTGTTTGTAGTCAATATTCACACTTGGAAGTTGGTGTTCTACATCCACAGTACCGGCAAGAACAACCGGTGTCCGTGAACGAGAGAATTCTGAACGAATCTTTTCAGTCAAGTGATAGCCCATAAAGATAATCCCATCGACTTGTTTTGAAAAGAGAGTGTTAACCACTGAAACTTCCTTTTCATCATCCTCATCACTATTTGCTAGGACAATGTTATACTTGTACATTTCAGCAATGTCGTCAATCCCCTTAGCAAGTGTTGAGAAATAACCATTGGTAATGTTAGGAATCACAACTCCGACTGTCGTTGTTTTCTTGCTAGCCAAACCACGTGCTACCGCATTTGGACGATAGTCCAAGCGATCAATCACTTCTAGGACTTTTTTTCGAGTGTTCTCTTTAACATTCTTGTTGCCATTAACGACACGGCTAACTGTTGCCATTGAAACTCCTGCTTCACGGGCGACGTCATAAATCGTTACTGTATCATCTGTGTTCATTCCGTTTCCTTTCTATAATGAAAATTTCGCTTTCACGCATCTACTTACTCCATTTTATCACTTATTGTAAACACTTTCAAGTATTTTTTAGAGAAACTTTGAAAAAATTTCACAGTTTATTCCCATTTTGAAAAAGCAATTACGATTTCTTGATTTTTAAGACATTTTGCTGTATGATAAGGAAAATAAAAGGGGGATGAAAACATGGCTTTTACAAATACACAGAGACGTTCCGCTAGTTTTGGTGTCGTGACCAGCCTACCTGACGATGTCATTGACTCTTTATGGTATATTATCGATCATTTCCTAAAAAATGTCTTTGAATTAGAAGAAGAGCTTGAGTTTCAACTGCTCAACAATAAGGGGACCATCACCTTCCATTTTTCTAGCCAGCACCTTCCGACTAGCATCGATTTTGATTTCAATCATCCTTTCGATCCGCTTTACCCTCCTAGGGTCCTTATTTTAGACTTGGACGGCAGAGAAACCATCCTCCTTCCAGAAGAAAATGACCTATTTTAAAAACTCTAGCTTCTTGGCACAAACTGCTGAGGAACTAGAGTTTTCTTTTTCTAATAAATAGAGCGACTGACAACTAGACCATTTGGTTTTGTATACTCTAAGTCAAGGTAATCCTGATAAGTCCCTGGCACAATGAAACCTTGGGGACTCAATATATCAGTCCCAGCTTTTCCCACGATAGAGTCTGCCAGCAAAACACAATTGGTACTGAGAACAAAGTAGGTCTTAAACTCGGATGAACTGAATTTATAGAGGGTCGCATCTGCTTCTTGTTTCAGTTGGTAGGAGTAGGTATGCTTTACCTCGCCCTCTCTTCTTTTCATCAACTGTGAACTTGGTTCCCAAGGAATTAACAGGTCTTCTATCTCCTCTAGACGAGCTTGGATGGCTGCTTTCTGTTGGTCCGTCAAACTCAGACCATAAGCAAACAAGGTCTTCTGACTTTCCCTCTTACAGAGCTCGATGTATTTTTCCCGATTGGCCTTAAACAAAACACCATCTCCAACCATGCCGAACAAACGCTCCGAGTGGGGATCATACGAACCATAGGAAATAACCTTCCCTTGATAACAAATATCCACATGTCCCATAGCGAGGAAGAAGGATGTTTCTGAGGTATGAATAAAAATTTCTAGATCAACTACCTGATCGTTTTTTCTTTCTGAATGAACTTCCCCTTCTTGACTTTCATGATTTGACAGCCACTCATTCAATTTGCGCAAGGTGCTGATAGGGATCAAAGCCGTCACAAAGATCGGCAAAGTCATTCGCATTCGTCGTTTTAGCTTGGGATTGTTTTCTATCCTTTCAAAAAAGAAACCGTCCCGGAGGCTACTGGCTCCTAGCATGAGCAAGTAAAACCCAAGCAAGAGCAATTCAAAATTCGCTGCATCGTGAAAAGGAGAGATGCTATAAAGACCGAATCCTATCATCCATACAGCATCGAAGAGATGATGGAGCCGAGGATGAATGGCATTTTTTTGATAGAGAGACCAAGTCACAAGGCTAATGATGCCCGTAAACAGCTGATAGCTCGCAATGATAAAAACCAGGAGATAGAGGGCGAGGTCTTGCAAGATGATAGAGTCAAATACAAGAGCCGCAACCACCAGCTTGCCCAAGGTTACAAAGATATTTTCCCGACGTTTTTTATCCTGAAACCAGCGAGTCAACAAGTGCCAAACTGCTGACAAGGAAAAATAGCCCATCAGCAACTGGTATCCCATTCGCGGAATAACTTGTCCAAATCGAATCAAGAGAAGCCCTAAAACAATAGCAAGTAGTCCCTCCCCGATACTCTTCCACTTGCTATAGGTCTCGGAAAGTTTAGGCATTTCCTTGCTCCAACTGGTCAACCAAGTATCGAATTGGTTGTTTTAAGATTGGATGGATAAAATGGGGAGCTATTTCCGCTAACGGTTCAAGGACAAAGAGGCGCTCTGCTATATAAGGATGAGGCAAGATGAGGTCGTCTGTATAAATGACCTGATCCTCCACAAAAAGCAGGTCCAAATCAATCAAACGCGGTCCCCAATGCACCTCTCGAACCCGTCCCATCTCGGACTCAATTGCTAACAAGGTCTCTAATAAGACTGATGCTGGAAGCCAGGTTTCTACTTCAATCACCTGATTGGCAAAGCTATCTTGTTCCACACCACCCCAAGGCTCCGTCGTCAAAACACTGGATTCTTTGAG
This window of the Streptococcus sp. D7B5 genome carries:
- a CDS encoding Cof-type HAD-IIB family hydrolase, with translation MEVKAVFFDIDGTLVNDRKSVLKSTKDAIKIVKEQGVLVGVATGRGPFFVKELMEDLDLDFAVTYNGQYIFNKEKVLFASPIAKSSLRQLIAYAKKERKEIALGTEHAVVGSKIMSFGLGSFSQLVSRFIPTVLTRTVSRSFNRMVSKAVPQKEDDLLNLINQPIYQVLMLMTPEESEKAASDFDDLKLTRSNPFAADIINQGNSKLEGIRRVGKEYGFDLNQVMAFGDSDNDLEMLAGVGMSVAMGNGSSSVKEVAKHITASNQQDGIHKALEHFGVLASEKVFVSRDYHFNKVKTFHHMMDERTQEEPQAWDAEGATHRADFKIEELVEFVRAASSSEEEFQDSLASMREALDKAAEKVAKKTPAKQNLVGQVDALIDTLYFTYGSFVLMGVDPERIFDIVHEANMGKVFPDGKAHFDPVTHKILKPEDWEEKYAPEPAIRQELQRQFKAYERHKERKNKK
- a CDS encoding DUF960 domain-containing protein, whose protein sequence is MAFTNTQRRSASFGVVTSLPDDVIDSLWYIIDHFLKNVFELEEELEFQLLNNKGTITFHFSSQHLPTSIDFDFNHPFDPLYPPRVLILDLDGRETILLPEENDLF
- a CDS encoding DUF308 domain-containing protein, whose product is MPKLSETYSKWKSIGEGLLAIVLGLLLIRFGQVIPRMGYQLLMGYFSLSAVWHLLTRWFQDKKRRENIFVTLGKLVVAALVFDSIILQDLALYLLVFIIASYQLFTGIISLVTWSLYQKNAIHPRLHHLFDAVWMIGFGLYSISPFHDAANFELLLLGFYLLMLGASSLRDGFFFERIENNPKLKRRMRMTLPIFVTALIPISTLRKLNEWLSNHESQEGEVHSERKNDQVVDLEIFIHTSETSFFLAMGHVDICYQGKVISYGSYDPHSERLFGMVGDGVLFKANREKYIELCKRESQKTLFAYGLSLTDQQKAAIQARLEEIEDLLIPWEPSSQLMKRREGEVKHTYSYQLKQEADATLYKFSSSEFKTYFVLSTNCVLLADSIVGKAGTDILSPQGFIVPGTYQDYLDLEYTKPNGLVVSRSIY
- a CDS encoding asparaginase — its product is MPKKILVLHTGGTISMQADATGAVVTSQDNPMNHVSNPLEGIEVHALDFFNLPSPHIKPKHMLALYHKIKEEADNYDGVVITHGTDTLEETAYFLDTMKIPPIPIVLTGAMRSSNELGSDGVYNYLSALRVASDDKAADKGVLVVMNDEIHAAKYVTKTHTTNVSTFQTPTHGPLGLIMKQEILYFKTAEPRVRFDLEHIQGLVPIISAYAGMTDELIDMLDLEQLDGLVIQAFGAGNVPKETAQKLENLLQKGIPVALVSRCFNGIAEPVYAYQGGGVQLQESGVLFVKELNAQKARLKLLIALNAGLKGQALKDYMEG
- the ccpA gene encoding catabolite control protein A — encoded protein: MNTDDTVTIYDVAREAGVSMATVSRVVNGNKNVKENTRKKVLEVIDRLDYRPNAVARGLASKKTTTVGVVIPNITNGYFSTLAKGIDDIAEMYKYNIVLANSDEDDEKEVSVVNTLFSKQVDGIIFMGYHLTEKIRSEFSRSRTPVVLAGTVDVEHQLPSVNIDYKQATIDAVSYLLKENEKIAFVSGPLVDDINGKVRLIGYKEALKKAGHSYSEGLVFESKYSYDDGYALAERLISSQATAAVVTGDELAAGVLNGLADHGVSVPEEFEIITTDDSQIARFTRPNLTTIAQPLYDLGAISMRMLTKIMHKEELEEREVLLPHGLTERRSTRKRK